A genomic stretch from Aquila chrysaetos chrysaetos chromosome 1, bAquChr1.4, whole genome shotgun sequence includes:
- the RMND5A gene encoding E3 ubiquitin-protein transferase RMND5A: MDQCVTVERELEKVLQKFSGYGQLCERSLEELIQYAGGLRREILQTENQDGDLSGTISLVMTQCCKRIKDTVQKLASDHKDIHSSVSRVGKAIDKNFDSDISSVGIDGCWQADSQRILNEVMVEHFFRQGMLDVAEELCQESGLSIDQSQKEPFVELNRILEALKVRVLRPALEWAVSNREMLMAQNSSLEFKLHRLYFISLLMGGTANQREALQYAKNFQPFALNHQKDIQVLMGSLVYLRQGIENSPYVHLLDANQWADICDIFTRDACALLGLSVESPLSVSFSAGCVALPALINIKAVIEQRQCTGVWNQKDELPIEVDLGKKCWYHSIFACPILRQQTTDNNPPMKLVCGHIISRDALNKMFNGSKLKCPYCPMEQSPGDAKQIFF; the protein is encoded by the exons ATGGACCAGTGCGTGACGGTGGAGCGGGAGCTGGAGAAGGTGCTGCAGAAGTTCTCGGGCTACGGGCAGCTCTGCGAGCGCAGCCTGGAAGAGCTCATCCAGTACGCGGGCGGGCTGCGCCGGGAGATCCTTCAGACCGAGA ATCAAGATGGAGACTTGTCGGGGACAATTTCACTTGTTATGACACAGTGttgtaaaagaataaaagacacaGTTCAAAAACTGGCCTCTGATCATAAAGACATTCACAGCAGTGTATCCCGAGTTGGAAAAGCCATTGATAAG AATTTTGACTCCGACATCAGCAGCGTGGGGATAGATGGGTGCTGGCAGGCTGACAGCCAGCGAATCCTCAACGAGGTGATGGTGGAGCACTTCTTCCGGCAGGGGATGTTGGATGTAGCCGAGGAACTTTGTCAG gAATCTGGTCTATCAATAGATCAAAGTCAAAAAGAACCATTTGTGGAGTTAAATCGAATATTGGAAGCATTAAAAGTTAGAGTTTTGAGACCTGCGCTAGA GTGGGCGGTATCCAACAGAGAAATGCTCATGGCACAGAATAGTTCATTGGAATTTAAACTACACAGATTGTATTTCATTAGTTTATTGATGGGTGGAACAGCAAATCAAAGAGAAGCACTTCAGTATGCGAAAAACTTCCAGCCGTTTGCCCTAAATCATCAGAAAG ATATTCAGGTTTTGATGGGCAGCCTGGTATATCTGCGGCAAGGTATAGAGAACTCTCCGTACGTTCATCTATTAGATGCAAACCAGTGGGCGGACATCTGTGACATCTTTACAAGAGATGCCTGTGCTCTTCTGGGTCTCTCAGTTGAATCACCTCTCAGTGTTAG tttttcagcaGGTTGTGTAGCATTACCAGCTCTAATTAATATCAAGGCAGTTATTGAACAAAGGCAGTGCACAGGTGTGTGGAACCAGAAGGATGAACTACCG attgAAGTGGACCTCGGTAAAAAGTGCTGGTATCATTCAATATTTGCCTGCCCCATTCTTCGTCAGCAAACAACAGATAATAATCCACCTATGAAATTAGTCTGTGGTCATATTATATCAAGAGAtgctttgaataaaatgtttaatggCAGCAA ATTAAAGTGCCCCTATTGTCCGATGGAACAGAGCCCCGGAGATGccaaacagatatttttctga